In Triplophysa rosa linkage group LG7, Trosa_1v2, whole genome shotgun sequence, the following proteins share a genomic window:
- the LOC130557387 gene encoding uncharacterized protein LOC130557387 produces MSTLNKSDSGGERERRWGVRQSDQTETDERTDSTMDFSSQVSDLCLVLVGSIGCGKTLTTDTLLGQSSHQRPSISSRECQVWRALSEGRSLSVVETPRWYWRGGQVEADIQAETRRAIDLSAPGPLVFLILIPVGEFTEMEQKIPDQLEQMFGRSVLHHTLVLLTCGDYLMSRSLHEYLRQEEGLQEVLRRCHGRCHVINNRRPHDRQQVITLLEEVEQMIQMNGGFVLNRDQEMLQKSQPKLNATATRSWSGLTDQTKSDSTEETGSDAMIESRLVNGLHSQPYESEQTQMTHSPLERSSSFKLNRDGAILSNMLEVSESHNNQNFINTIHHSIRKVVDSSETFSAVSSSDVQNDSSLAELRMILLGRRGSGKSEAGNIILGCDVFERHTDDGTAAPQQCVKGQTIVQNQLVSVVDTPDWFDSERSPEEVKRQISRCLFLSAPGPHIFLMCVPVNRPAHSELPALRALEGVFGPDAVRRHTLVLFTHSDLLPEAAGMEGVEAYIASRRPEMLELVQKCGDRYHVLQRKDRGGVPELLDKVQQTVRESGGGYYSSSLDREAGSGRQEEISTVRRDRQLNLSHPLHDLKETEEEEELAAGKNIHLDSVVLLSSSTSAQTPSLFRSVCEKAGSGAKRVPKVLAVGALLGAALGVFLSGAVGGAVGAALGAVVCEVGRRRYSKQKTQ; encoded by the exons ATGAGCACGCTGAACAAGAGTGACagcgggggagagagagagagacgctggGGGGTGAGACAATCTGATCAGACAGAGACAGACGAGCGGACAGACAGCACCATGGATTTCTCTTCTCAGG tgtctGATCTCTGTTTGGTGTTGGTGGGCAGTATTGGCTGTGGAAAGACTCTCACCACAGACACACTGTTAGGTCAAAGTTCACATCAGAGACCTTCGATCTCTTCACGCGAGTGTCAGGTATGGCGAGCTTTGTCCGAGGGCCGAAGTTTGAGCGTGGTGGAGACCCCTCGCTGGTACTGGAGAGGCGGGCAGGTGGAGGCCGACATTCAGGCGGAGACGCGGCGGGCCATCGATCTGAGCGCTCCAGGGCCTCTCGTCTTCCTCATTCTGATTCCTGTGGGTGAGTTTACAGAGATGGAGCAGAAGATCCCGGATCAGCTGGAGCAGATGTTCGGCCGGTCGGTGCTCCATCACACGCTGGTGCTGCTCACCTGTGGAGATTACCTGATGAGCCGCAGTCTGCACGAGTACCTGAGACAGGAGGAGGGGCTTCAGGAGGTGCTGAGGAGATGTCACGGTCGCTGTCATGTGATCAACAACCGCAGACCTCATGACAGACAGCAGGTCATCACGCTTCTGGAAGAG GTGGAGCAGATGATTCAGATGAACGGAGGATTCGTGCTGAACAGAGACCAGGAGATGCTGCAGAAATCCCAGCCGAAGCTCAATGCTACAGCGACAAGATCATGGAGCGGACTCACAGATCAGACAAAGAGCGACAGCAcagaggaaacaggaagtgatgcgaTGATTGAGTCGCGTTTGGTCAACGGGCTTCACTCGCAGCCATACGAGAGCGAGCAAACACAGATGACACACTCGCCGCTGGAGAGAAGCTCCAGTTTCAAACTCAACAGAG ATGGCGCTATTCTCAGTAACATGCTGGAGGTGTCAGAGTCTCACAACAACCAAAACTTCATCAACACCA TTCATCACAGTATTAGAAAGGTTGTGGACAGCAGTGAAACGTTCTCAGCGGTGTCCTCCTCCGATGTTCAGAATGATTCTTCCCTCGCTGAGCTTAGGATGATTCTGTTGGGTCGTCGTGGTTCTGGGAAGAGTGAGGCTGGAAACATCATTCTGGGCTGTGACGTGTTTGAACGACACACCGATGACGGCACAGCGGCGCCTCAGCAGTGTGTGAAAGGCCAAACGATTGTACAGAACCAGCTG gtgTCTGTGGTTGACACACCAGACTGGTTCGATTCAGAGAGATCTCCTGAAGAGGTCAAACGGCAGATCTCCAGATGTCTGTTTCTGTCTGCTCCGGGTCCCCACATCTTCCTGATGTGCGTCCCCGTCAACCGACCCGCCCACTCTGAGCTGCCGGCCCTGCGCGCGCTGGAGGGCGTGTTCGGACCCGACGCCGTCCGCCGTCACACGCTCGTCCTCTTCACGCACTCTGACCTGCTGCCGGAGGCGGCGGGCATGGAGGGGGTCGAGGCGTACATCGCCTCCCGCCGGCCGGAGATGCTGGAGCTGGTGCAGAAATGCGGCGACCGCTATCACGTGCTGCAGCGCAAAGACAGAGGCGGCGTGCCCGAGCTGCTGGACAAAGTACAGCAGACGGTGAGAGAGAGCGGAGGAGGTTACTACAGCAGCTCGCTCGACCGGGAGGCCGGGAGCGGCAGACAGGAGGAGATCTCCACCGTCCGGAGGGACAGACAGCTGAACCTGTCTCACCCTCTGCATGATCTGAAGGAGacagaagaagaggaggagctCGCAGCCGGGAAGAACATCCATCTGGACTCCGTGGTGCTCCTCTCCTCCTCCACCTCTGCACAAACTCCGTCGCTGTTCCGCTCCGTCTGTGAGAAGGCGGGTTCAGGTGCGAAGCGCGTGCCGAAGGTTCTGGCTGTAGGAGCTCTGCTGGGAGCGGCGCTGGGCGTGTTTCTCTCTGGAGCTGTAGGAGGCGCTGTGGGAGCGGCGCTGGGCGCTGTAGTCTGTGAGGTTGGACGCCGGCGGTACAGTAAACAGAAAACTCAGTAA
- the lyl1 gene encoding protein lyl-1 produces the protein MMEKSEPPSSPPHSPCLSPPHTSSPAGDDAVKPEAETPLQHSPPASSTDSAHISSSLPSTALPTTCHPCLPPDIPVINLGHSKPPMLVPPLTALHPAPSLPHRLAHLSSLSGTALRPPPFLQTHPFINSSFLTPSGGFRIFSSAHMKRRPSAHFELELNEGPPQKLARRVFTNSRERWRQQNVNGAFSELRKLIPTHPPDKKLSKNEILRLAMKYINFLVRLLNDQASDRPIKRTPDASVEGEDDADAARRRDSTDSVMQPTPSPGSSCYGDTDGEESVRGKPGILEKVQEQILVVTASDYQR, from the exons ATGATGGAGAAGTCTGAGCCCCCCTCCTCACCCCCCCACTCCCCGTGTCTCAGTCCCCCTCACACGAGCTCTCCGGCTGGTGATGATGCTGTGAAACCGGAGGCAGAAACACCCCTCCAGCATAGCCCACCTGCATCATCCACAGACTCCGCCCACATCTCCTCCTCCTTGCCATCAACAGCCTTGCCAACGACTTGCCATCCTTGCCTCCCTCCCGACATCCCCGTTATTAATCTGGGTCACAGCAAACCCCCCATGCTGGTCCCTCCACTGACGGCCCTGCACCCCGCACCCTCACTCCCGCACCGTCTGGCACATCTGTCCTCGCTGTCCGGCACCGCCCTCCGCCCCCCCCCGTTTCTCCAGACTCACCCCTTTATCAACAG CTCATTTCTCACTCCGTCTGGAGGTTTCAGGATCTTTAGCAGCGCTCACATGAAGAGACGGCCGTCTGCACACTTTGAGTTGGAGCTCAATGAAG GTCCTCCTCAGAAGTTGGCTCGCCGTGTTTTCACGAACAGTCGTGAACGTTGGCGGCAGCAAAATGTAAACGGGGCTTTTTCTGAACTGCGCAAACTCATCCCGACTCATCCGCCCGACAAAAAACTCAGTAAGAACGAGATCCTGCGACTGGCCATGAAGTACATCAACTTCCTCGTCAGGCTGCTGAACGATCAGGCGAGCGATCGGCCAATTAAAAGAACGCCAGACGCGTCGGTGGAGGGAGAAGATGATGCTGATGCGGCGAGACGCAGAGACTCCACGGACTCCGTGATGCAGCCGACGCCGTCGCCGGGCTCCAGTTGCTATGGCGACACAGACGGCGAGGAGAGCGTCAGGGGGAAACCTGGGATTCTGGAGAAGGTTCAGGAACAGATTCTGGTGGTGACAGCGAGCGACTATCAGCGATGA
- the zglp1 gene encoding GATA-type zinc finger protein 1: MSSNAQDLTEDVQHQQVTSTILYLLLEATKLTPPAGDESSSALRETSCNSHVHEDSSSDFTGSFSLVRESDSSSAWEVMRLINQQCEWLLRSGDEERTQADSAETPLNPCGDPSAVPPRAQSPSPAAIYSAQPTDHLTHVSDEEEMEEPDGLAELIMNNTEENICLSENASTLHDVSRDESHDCDSVALSTGSERTDPEICPVDFTSCLVSERDGDDLWLPIDAYESTQAHGEPADINNNRVESLHKDIQESGRRTQRKQPHPARSPDPQDPDVQGVTFSMHPEVDTSTDQCKLVITSNYSEEMRRVRRPRSGRCRAVQTSQRSSSSEEESDSCGASRGKICASCLTRKTPLWRDAEDGTPLCNACGIRYKKYGVRCHHCWSIPKKDAKSNSKCLKCGDVLRLNSQQKCGGW, encoded by the exons ATGAGCTCTAATGCACAGGACCTTACAGAAGACGTACAGCATCAGCAGGTCACGTCCACAATCCTCTACCTGCTTCTGGAGGCCACCAAACTCACTCCACCTGCAGGTGACGAGAGCTCATCGGCACTCAGAGAGACATCCTGCAACAGCCATGTCCATGAAGACTCTTCATCAGACTTCACAGGCTCTTTCTCGCTCGTGCGTGAGTCTGATAGCAGCAGTGCATGGGAGGTGATGCGTCTGATAAATCAGCAGTGTGAGTGGTTACTGCGTTCTGGAGATGAAGAGCGGACTCAAGCCGACTCCGCAGAGACTCCGTTAAACCCGTGCGGTGACCCCAGCGCCGTCCCGCCCCGTGCCCAGAGTCCCTCACCTGCGGCCATCTACAGCGCTCAGCCCACAGACCACCTCACACACGTGAGTGATGAAGAAGAAATGGAAGAACCCGACGGCCTCGCTGAGCTTATCATGAACAACACAGAGGAGAACATCTGTCTGAGTGAAAACGCATCCACGCTGCATGACGTGTCCAGAGACGAGTCGCATGACTGTGATTCTGTTGCCCTGTCCACCGGCTCCGAGCGCACAGACCCGGAGATCTGCCCCGTGGATTTCACCTCCTGTCTGGTGTCTGAGCGAGACGGTGATGACCTGTGGCTTCCTATCGATGCTTATGAGAGTACGCAGGCTCACGGGGAACCAGCTGACATCAATAATAATCGTGTGGAGAGCCTGCACAAAGACATCCAGGAGTCAGGCAGGCGGACGCAGAGGAAGCAGCCTCATCCCGCCCGGAGCCCCGATCCTCAGGACCCTGATGTGCAGGGGGTCACGTTCAGCATGCACCCAGAGGTGGACACCAGCACGGACCAGTGCAAGCTGGTTATCACCTCCAACTACAG TGAGGAGATGAGACGCGTGAGAAGACCCAGGAGCGGCCGCTGTAGAGCTGTCCAAACCTCACAGAGGAGCAGCAGCTCAGAGGAGGAGAGCGACTCCTGCGGCGCGTCCC GAGGTAAAATCTGTGCGTCCTGTCTCACGAGAAAAACTCCGCTCTGGAGAGACGCTGAAGACGGGACTCCTCTCTGTAACGCCTGCGGGATCAG GTATAAGAAGTATGGTGTGCGATGTCACCACTGCTGGAGTATTCCAAAGAAGGACGCGAAGAGCAACTCAAAGTGTTTGAAATGTGGTGATGTTCTCCGGCTGAACTCACAGCAGAAATGCGGCGGCTGGTAG
- the fdx2 gene encoding ferredoxin-2, mitochondrial: MAASAAVRASVTFTQRLVRVSPDCSICPLHRLNLCTGSAGASVSAPSVSASGDCQKEETQEQVVHVVFVDRSGRRSPVKAKVGDNALYLAHKHGIDLEGACEASLACSTCHVYVKSEFCAKLPAPEEREDDMLDMAPMLQENSRLGCQIILTPELDGIELTLPRVTRNFYVDGHVPKPH; the protein is encoded by the exons ATGGCGGCGTCCGCAGCGGTGCGGGCGAGCGTGACTTTCACTCAGCGGTTAGTGCGAGTTTCTCCGGACTGCAGCATCTGTCCGCTTCACCGTCTCAACCTGTGCACCGGATCCGCGGGAGCGAGCGTTTCCGCACCGAGCGTCAGTGCTTCCG gTGACTGTCAGAAGGAGGAGACGCAAGAACAAGT TGTTCATGTTGTATTCGTCGACCGGTCCGGACGGAGGAGTCCAGTCAAGGCGAAAGTTGGAGATAATGCTCTTTATCTGGCACATAAACATGGAATTGATCTTGAGG GGGCGTGTGAAGCATCTTTAGCGTGCTCGACGTGTCACGTGTATGTGAAGAGTGAATTCTGTGCTAAACTTCCGGCACCCGAGGAAAG GGAGGATGATATGCTGGACATGGCCCCCATGCTGCAAGAGAATTCTCGTCTGGGATGTCAGATCATTCTCACTCCTGAGCTGGACGGCATCGAGCTCACTCTGCCCAGAGTCACTCGCAACTTTTACGTGGACGGTCACGTTCCCAAACCTCACTGA